The Episyrphus balteatus chromosome 4, idEpiBalt1.1, whole genome shotgun sequence genome includes a window with the following:
- the LOC129918909 gene encoding sodium-dependent transporter bedraggled isoform X1, with translation MFSNTSQGASAYCTLPFSRKSKDDPMKGSSFGDTKRLSKLDEETTLTSSYGTVGRKLRRVIKSQDDTLPPYKKLKAESEENTSSLGLSNNPSIESIQNAYDFAEFSDDERPPSVLNERMSNERRSLRSPSASKNRNKRKKAEHPFCTLRRGGETSPMPAIFDHPRDDHNINHSSLTLNQEEALNVLNELDAILDNHASCSSVELTSSSEHTEKVEDCLLELDTYLDGLDDKSLNSSIDCDNVNVLDKAPKRRPTTLPKNMRSSFSFSRGSKVGCENETLNRGHMLRKTIGSGSALRSMRGGGGGDNDAIKATNINISQSDKVTRSNSPTRKTWRRNSMRKTSLLVLPDHIRSEEDLPAATSQDSPTPREVEDSTASGSAPLTTPTMRRCVSQTDFTPSVLTPYDILQEMVDRNSSEAHQDSSEDRPRQFGRRADGHPRIFSIRSEATGSGNHCIIINHDRPMSAPVNGSLECGRRNPNTTSHLADVMCSGYIGSEPSSVGSSRNASPVSLVSSTGSSSIGSTTADHSPRRPATPPLDTGNTQPRIAHIDPDNNQSAQQDFNAEWPNSYSRILALMCCTLGLFNISRFASQTIHYGGNFLLQFLLLSVVFGIPLFWLQICLGAKIKAGPVSMWKISPICRGIGIALVLGQCVMGLYSTVSISWLLVYLKDSFLTKAQPLYRWQESFYMYQRSSNVSGNLTETVADYFNGIVLQRLHLGRRSDGSDVRFQVSDMQLAFNLSIIWTIVFLVLCKGLKSFGKVILLLTLAPLVLFIVITFRLLYYIGFSSAQNIFSASDFEDFLINSKTWTAAAQEAFLTWGLLGASVISVCSRSHGKSNSKVILRREAILVVLLTLLGLCLAGVFGFSCEQILHKNHYIYVPRSYEFMDSYTSVYSLKGPITPALISYPTKWVPHYSSLLGETYRRPPLTSFRESGYQALRLITELFPAAMAIAQGDLSWIWTALTFFMFILFGLGQLCVMWKPISSGLGNSTSSVLLSCVTALLLGIPFASEMGLAMIHFFDMVFGGAWWMLILWTAEILAVFLIRGRPYNGDVLVNDLRMTGSMSAFLALSWNVLLPIAMITLAIIEYKVSLTSQFYHWRGKSYFSFWTRKVGGLTQVSFLLIVPITSIIQIYRYLTNGPPDILDRIQLLYRPTESPLPHRRGRPGADRNRHATGQYNLRNSDLEASNAQDDAPPKYTPPPSYTTATGARLAKILRQSIRRSVRRFLGEPSRPRPILSLESADNSLPPDYSTVLSNPAGVDNQPENIEIRPRPLYNSYTQRSLSLGRNLRGSNKIEGSNEPRPSSAGTTIFSRSRQPYTAFDVANVLRTSTRRRESGANSITSRIDQSLRNKTSWSVENLVINAAPLGESNAIILRASPADSSSDHNPPDSLDINENTSVI, from the exons ATGTTCTCAAATACATCACAAGGCGCTTCAGCATACTGTACGCTGCCATTTTCTCGCAAATCCAAAGATGACCCCATGAAAGGCTCTTCGTTTGGCGACACCAAGCGATTATCTAAATTAGATGAAGAAACTACCTTAACATCATCATATGGAACCGTGGGAAGAAAACTGAGACGTGTCATCAAATCACAAGATGACACACTTCCGCCGTACAAAAAACTCAAAGCAGAATCAGAAGAAAATACTAGTTCTTTGGGTTTATCGAATAACCCTTCCATAGAGTCAATACAAAATGCTTATGATTTTGCTGAATTTAGCGATGACGAACGACCGCCATCAGTTTTGAATGAGCGTATGTCCAACGAAAGGAGGTCCTTAAGGTCACCATCAGCTAGTAAAAACcgcaataaaagaaaaaaggctGAACATCCATTCTGCACATTGCGGAGAGGTGGCGAAACTTCACCGATGCCTGCAATATTTGATCATCCAAGAGATGACCACAATATCAATCATAGCTCACTAACCCTTAATCAAGAAGAAGCATTGAATGTTTTGAATGAACTCGATGCTATTTTAGACAACCATGCTAGTTGCTCAAGTGTCGAACTGACTTCGTCTTCCGAACACACTGAAAAAGTGGAAGATTGCCTCTTAGAATTAGACACATACTTGGATGGATTGGATGATAAGAGTCTTAATAGCTCCATTGACTGTGATAATGTTAATGTGCTAGACAAAGCTCCCAAACGTCGACCTACAACCCTTCCAAAGAACATGCGTAGTAGTTTTTCATTTTCGAGAGGCTCCAAGGTTGGCTGTGAAAACGAAACACTGAATCGGGGTCATATGCTGAGAAAAACAATTGGCAGTGGGAGTGCACTGCGGAGTATGCgtggcggtggtggtggtgaCAATGATGCTATTAAGGCCACAAATATTAATATTTCTCAGTCGG ACAAAGTAACGAGATCCAATTCTCCTACTCGTAAGACATGGCGCCGTAATTCAATGCGAAAGACATCACTTTTGGTTCTTCCCGATCATATACGCAGCGAGGAGGACTTGCCAGCGGCCACTTCACAAGATTCACCTACACCCCGAGAAGTTGAGGACTCAACTGCAAGTGGGAGTGCGCCACTAACTACACCCACTATGAGAAGATGTGTATCTCAGACTGACTTTACTCCCAGTGTACTGACACCCTATGATATTTTACAAGAAATGGTCGACAGAAATTCTTCTGAAGCCCATCAGGACTCTTCTGAAGACCGTCCGCGTCAATTCGGTCGTAGAGCTGATGGTCACCCGCGGATATTTTCTATACGCTCCGAGGCCACTGGCAGTGGTAATCACTGCATTATAATAAATCATGATCGCCCAATGAGTGCTCCCGTTAATGGCTCCCTTGAATGTGGCCGTCGCAATCCAAATACTACATCACACCTAGCAGATGTTATGTGTTCAGGGTACATCGGATCCGAACCCAGTTCAGTTGGATCATCACGTAATGCTAGTCCTGTTTCCCTAGTTTCTAGCACCGGATCAAGCTCAATTGGTTCCACAACAGCTGATCACTCTCCACGAAGACCCGCTACTCCTCCTCTAGACACTGGCAATACACAGCCACGAATTGCCCATATCGATCCAGATAACAATCAATCGGCCCAACAAGATTTCAATGCAGAATGGCCAAATTCTTATAGCCGAATATTGGCTCTAATGTGTTGTACGTTGGGCCTCTTCAACATTAGTCGTTTTGCAAGTCAAACCATTCATTATGGTGGAAATTTCCTGCTTCAGTTCCTACTCCTTTCTGTTGTATTTGGAATCCCTTTATTCTGGCTACAGATTTGCCTTGGAGCCAAAATAAAAGCTGGACCGGTTTCAATGTGGAAAATCAGTCCAATTTGCCGAGGAATCGGAATCGCTTTGGTATTAGGACAATGTGTCATGGGATTGTATTCCACAGTCAGCATTAGTTGGCTATTAGTTTATTTAAAGGATTCATTTTTAACTAAAGCTCAACCACTCTATCGGTGGCAAGAATCATTCTATATGTATCAACGTTCATCGAATGTATCGGGTAATCTTACCGAAACAGTTGCCGATTATTTCAATGGCATAGTCCTGCAAAGATTACATTTGGGAAGACGAAGTGACGGAAGCGATGTTCGTTTCCAGGTGAGTGATATG CAGCTCGCTTTTAATTTATCGATTATCTGGACAATTGTATTCTTGGTGCTTTGCAAGGGTTTGAAATCATTTGGGAAAGTCATATTATTACTGACTTTAGCTCCGTTGGTCTTATTCATTGTGATAACCTTTCGACTGTTGTATTACATCGGATTCTCAAGTGCCCAAAATATATTCTCTGCTTCGGACTTTGaagattttttgataaattcaaAAACCTGGACTGCAGCTGCTCAAGAAGCTTTTCTAACTTGGGGACTGTTGGGAGCATCTGTTATATCCGTTTGTAGTCGAAGCCATGGGAAGTCCAATAGCAAGGTTATTCTTCGAAGAGAAGCCATATTGGTGGTCTTGCTGACATTATTGGGACTATGTTTGGCGggtgtttttggattttcttgTGAGCAGATTTTGCATAAAAATCATTACATTTATGTACCAAGGTCATATG AATTCATGGACTCCTATACTTCAGTATATTCTCTAAAAGGACCAATTACGCCTGCTCTCATATCATATCCAACAAAATGGGTACCTCATTATTCAAGCCTTTTGGGAGAAACCTATCGTCGACCTCCATTAACCTCATTTCGAGAAAGTGGCTATCAGGCGTTACGATTGATAACTGAATTATTTCCGGCAGCAATGGCAATTGCCCAGGGTGACTTATCATGGATTTGGACTGCACTAACCttctttatgtttattttatttggatTGGGTCAACTATGTGTAATGTGGAAACCTATTTCCAGTGGTTTGGGTAACTCGACAAGCTCAGTTCTATTGAGCTGTGTAACGGCTCTTTTATTAGGCATACCATTTGCCTCCGAAATGGGTTTGGCTATGATACATTTTTTCGATATGGTATTTGGAGGAGCATGGTGGATGTTGATTCTATGGACAGCGGAAATTTTGGCAGTTTTTTTGATTCGCGGTCGTCCTTATAATGGAGATGTTTTAGTTAATGATTTACGAATGACCGGTTCAATGTCTGCTTTTTTGGCTCTGTCCTGGAATGTACTTCTTCCGATTGCAATGATAACTTTGGCTATAATTGAATATAAGGTCTCATTGACAAGTCAGTTTTATCATTGGCGAGGCAAGTCGTATTTTAGCTTTTGGACTCGCAAAGTTGGCGGCCTAACTCAGGTTTCATTTTTGCTAATCGTGCCGATAACATCAATTATTCAAATCTATAGGTATCTTACAAATGGTCCTCCTGATATTTTGGAT cgaatTCAGCTGCTATATCGTCCGACAGAATCACCATTACCACATCGCCGAGGGCGACCTGGTGCTGATCGAAACAGACATGCAACTGGTCAATATAACTTGAGAAATTCCGACTTGGAAGCTAGTAATGCTCAAGATGATGCCCCTCCAAAATATACACCTCCTCCTTCGTACACAACTGCGACAGGAGCACGTTTGGCTAAAATCTTACGCCAAAGTATAAGGCGAAGTGTTAGACG ATTTTTGGGTGAACCTAGTCGACCAAGACCAATTCTATCACTGGAATCAGCCGACAACAGTCTGCCACCTGATTACTCTACAGTATTGTCTAATCCAGCTGGTGTTGATAATCAGcctgaaaatattgaaatccgTCCTAGGCCCCTTTATAACAGTTACACTCAACGAAGTCTTTCACTGGGCCGAAATTTAAGAGGATCAAATAAAATCGAAGGATCAAATGAGCCTCGTCCCTCATCAGCTGGTACAACTATATTCTCCAGATCCAGACAGCCTTATACAGCATTTGATGTTGCAAATGTGCTGCGAACTTCAACACGTCGTCGTGAATCTGGAGCCAATTCAATTACCTCGAGAATTGATCAATCATTGCGAAATAAGACAAGTTGGTCTGTTGAAAATCTAGTTATAAATGCAGCACCACTTGGAGAAAGCAATGCAATTATTTTAAGAGCTTCCCCCGCAGACTCATCAAGCGATCACAACCCACCGGATAGCTTAGATATTAACGAAAATACATCTGTGATTTGA
- the LOC129918909 gene encoding sodium-dependent transporter bedraggled isoform X2, whose amino-acid sequence MFSNTSQGASAYCTLPFSRKSKDDPMKGSSFGDTKRLSKLDEETTLTSSYGTVGRKLRRVIKSQDDTLPPYKKLKAESEENTSSLGLSNNPSIESIQNAYDFAEFSDDERPPSVLNERMSNERRSLRSPSASKNRNKRKKAEHPFCTLRRGGETSPMPAIFDHPRDDHNINHSSLTLNQEEALNVLNELDAILDNHASCSSVELTSSSEHTEKVEDCLLELDTYLDGLDDKSLNSSIDCDNVNVLDKAPKRRPTTLPKNMRSSFSFSRGSKVGCENETLNRGHMLRKTIGSGSALRSMRGGGGGDNDAIKATNINISQSDKVTRSNSPTRKTWRRNSMRKTSLLVLPDHIRSEEDLPAATSQDSPTPREVEDSTASGSAPLTTPTMRRCVSQTDFTPSVLTPYDILQEMVDRNSSEAHQDSSEDRPRQFGRRADGHPRIFSIRSEATGSGNHCIIINHDRPMSAPVNGSLECGRRNPNTTSHLADVMCSGYIGSEPSSVGSSRNASPVSLVSSTGSSSIGSTTADHSPRRPATPPLDTGNTQPRIAHIDPDNNQSAQQDFNAEWPNSYSRILALMCCTLGLFNISRFASQTIHYGGNFLLQFLLLSVVFGIPLFWLQICLGAKIKAGPVSMWKISPICRGIGIALVLGQCVMGLYSTVSISWLLVYLKDSFLTKAQPLYRWQESFYMYQRSSNVSGNLTETVADYFNGIVLQRLHLGRRSDGSDVRFQVSDMLAFNLSIIWTIVFLVLCKGLKSFGKVILLLTLAPLVLFIVITFRLLYYIGFSSAQNIFSASDFEDFLINSKTWTAAAQEAFLTWGLLGASVISVCSRSHGKSNSKVILRREAILVVLLTLLGLCLAGVFGFSCEQILHKNHYIYVPRSYEFMDSYTSVYSLKGPITPALISYPTKWVPHYSSLLGETYRRPPLTSFRESGYQALRLITELFPAAMAIAQGDLSWIWTALTFFMFILFGLGQLCVMWKPISSGLGNSTSSVLLSCVTALLLGIPFASEMGLAMIHFFDMVFGGAWWMLILWTAEILAVFLIRGRPYNGDVLVNDLRMTGSMSAFLALSWNVLLPIAMITLAIIEYKVSLTSQFYHWRGKSYFSFWTRKVGGLTQVSFLLIVPITSIIQIYRYLTNGPPDILDRIQLLYRPTESPLPHRRGRPGADRNRHATGQYNLRNSDLEASNAQDDAPPKYTPPPSYTTATGARLAKILRQSIRRSVRRFLGEPSRPRPILSLESADNSLPPDYSTVLSNPAGVDNQPENIEIRPRPLYNSYTQRSLSLGRNLRGSNKIEGSNEPRPSSAGTTIFSRSRQPYTAFDVANVLRTSTRRRESGANSITSRIDQSLRNKTSWSVENLVINAAPLGESNAIILRASPADSSSDHNPPDSLDINENTSVI is encoded by the exons ATGTTCTCAAATACATCACAAGGCGCTTCAGCATACTGTACGCTGCCATTTTCTCGCAAATCCAAAGATGACCCCATGAAAGGCTCTTCGTTTGGCGACACCAAGCGATTATCTAAATTAGATGAAGAAACTACCTTAACATCATCATATGGAACCGTGGGAAGAAAACTGAGACGTGTCATCAAATCACAAGATGACACACTTCCGCCGTACAAAAAACTCAAAGCAGAATCAGAAGAAAATACTAGTTCTTTGGGTTTATCGAATAACCCTTCCATAGAGTCAATACAAAATGCTTATGATTTTGCTGAATTTAGCGATGACGAACGACCGCCATCAGTTTTGAATGAGCGTATGTCCAACGAAAGGAGGTCCTTAAGGTCACCATCAGCTAGTAAAAACcgcaataaaagaaaaaaggctGAACATCCATTCTGCACATTGCGGAGAGGTGGCGAAACTTCACCGATGCCTGCAATATTTGATCATCCAAGAGATGACCACAATATCAATCATAGCTCACTAACCCTTAATCAAGAAGAAGCATTGAATGTTTTGAATGAACTCGATGCTATTTTAGACAACCATGCTAGTTGCTCAAGTGTCGAACTGACTTCGTCTTCCGAACACACTGAAAAAGTGGAAGATTGCCTCTTAGAATTAGACACATACTTGGATGGATTGGATGATAAGAGTCTTAATAGCTCCATTGACTGTGATAATGTTAATGTGCTAGACAAAGCTCCCAAACGTCGACCTACAACCCTTCCAAAGAACATGCGTAGTAGTTTTTCATTTTCGAGAGGCTCCAAGGTTGGCTGTGAAAACGAAACACTGAATCGGGGTCATATGCTGAGAAAAACAATTGGCAGTGGGAGTGCACTGCGGAGTATGCgtggcggtggtggtggtgaCAATGATGCTATTAAGGCCACAAATATTAATATTTCTCAGTCGG ACAAAGTAACGAGATCCAATTCTCCTACTCGTAAGACATGGCGCCGTAATTCAATGCGAAAGACATCACTTTTGGTTCTTCCCGATCATATACGCAGCGAGGAGGACTTGCCAGCGGCCACTTCACAAGATTCACCTACACCCCGAGAAGTTGAGGACTCAACTGCAAGTGGGAGTGCGCCACTAACTACACCCACTATGAGAAGATGTGTATCTCAGACTGACTTTACTCCCAGTGTACTGACACCCTATGATATTTTACAAGAAATGGTCGACAGAAATTCTTCTGAAGCCCATCAGGACTCTTCTGAAGACCGTCCGCGTCAATTCGGTCGTAGAGCTGATGGTCACCCGCGGATATTTTCTATACGCTCCGAGGCCACTGGCAGTGGTAATCACTGCATTATAATAAATCATGATCGCCCAATGAGTGCTCCCGTTAATGGCTCCCTTGAATGTGGCCGTCGCAATCCAAATACTACATCACACCTAGCAGATGTTATGTGTTCAGGGTACATCGGATCCGAACCCAGTTCAGTTGGATCATCACGTAATGCTAGTCCTGTTTCCCTAGTTTCTAGCACCGGATCAAGCTCAATTGGTTCCACAACAGCTGATCACTCTCCACGAAGACCCGCTACTCCTCCTCTAGACACTGGCAATACACAGCCACGAATTGCCCATATCGATCCAGATAACAATCAATCGGCCCAACAAGATTTCAATGCAGAATGGCCAAATTCTTATAGCCGAATATTGGCTCTAATGTGTTGTACGTTGGGCCTCTTCAACATTAGTCGTTTTGCAAGTCAAACCATTCATTATGGTGGAAATTTCCTGCTTCAGTTCCTACTCCTTTCTGTTGTATTTGGAATCCCTTTATTCTGGCTACAGATTTGCCTTGGAGCCAAAATAAAAGCTGGACCGGTTTCAATGTGGAAAATCAGTCCAATTTGCCGAGGAATCGGAATCGCTTTGGTATTAGGACAATGTGTCATGGGATTGTATTCCACAGTCAGCATTAGTTGGCTATTAGTTTATTTAAAGGATTCATTTTTAACTAAAGCTCAACCACTCTATCGGTGGCAAGAATCATTCTATATGTATCAACGTTCATCGAATGTATCGGGTAATCTTACCGAAACAGTTGCCGATTATTTCAATGGCATAGTCCTGCAAAGATTACATTTGGGAAGACGAAGTGACGGAAGCGATGTTCGTTTCCAGGTGAGTGATATG CTCGCTTTTAATTTATCGATTATCTGGACAATTGTATTCTTGGTGCTTTGCAAGGGTTTGAAATCATTTGGGAAAGTCATATTATTACTGACTTTAGCTCCGTTGGTCTTATTCATTGTGATAACCTTTCGACTGTTGTATTACATCGGATTCTCAAGTGCCCAAAATATATTCTCTGCTTCGGACTTTGaagattttttgataaattcaaAAACCTGGACTGCAGCTGCTCAAGAAGCTTTTCTAACTTGGGGACTGTTGGGAGCATCTGTTATATCCGTTTGTAGTCGAAGCCATGGGAAGTCCAATAGCAAGGTTATTCTTCGAAGAGAAGCCATATTGGTGGTCTTGCTGACATTATTGGGACTATGTTTGGCGggtgtttttggattttcttgTGAGCAGATTTTGCATAAAAATCATTACATTTATGTACCAAGGTCATATG AATTCATGGACTCCTATACTTCAGTATATTCTCTAAAAGGACCAATTACGCCTGCTCTCATATCATATCCAACAAAATGGGTACCTCATTATTCAAGCCTTTTGGGAGAAACCTATCGTCGACCTCCATTAACCTCATTTCGAGAAAGTGGCTATCAGGCGTTACGATTGATAACTGAATTATTTCCGGCAGCAATGGCAATTGCCCAGGGTGACTTATCATGGATTTGGACTGCACTAACCttctttatgtttattttatttggatTGGGTCAACTATGTGTAATGTGGAAACCTATTTCCAGTGGTTTGGGTAACTCGACAAGCTCAGTTCTATTGAGCTGTGTAACGGCTCTTTTATTAGGCATACCATTTGCCTCCGAAATGGGTTTGGCTATGATACATTTTTTCGATATGGTATTTGGAGGAGCATGGTGGATGTTGATTCTATGGACAGCGGAAATTTTGGCAGTTTTTTTGATTCGCGGTCGTCCTTATAATGGAGATGTTTTAGTTAATGATTTACGAATGACCGGTTCAATGTCTGCTTTTTTGGCTCTGTCCTGGAATGTACTTCTTCCGATTGCAATGATAACTTTGGCTATAATTGAATATAAGGTCTCATTGACAAGTCAGTTTTATCATTGGCGAGGCAAGTCGTATTTTAGCTTTTGGACTCGCAAAGTTGGCGGCCTAACTCAGGTTTCATTTTTGCTAATCGTGCCGATAACATCAATTATTCAAATCTATAGGTATCTTACAAATGGTCCTCCTGATATTTTGGAT cgaatTCAGCTGCTATATCGTCCGACAGAATCACCATTACCACATCGCCGAGGGCGACCTGGTGCTGATCGAAACAGACATGCAACTGGTCAATATAACTTGAGAAATTCCGACTTGGAAGCTAGTAATGCTCAAGATGATGCCCCTCCAAAATATACACCTCCTCCTTCGTACACAACTGCGACAGGAGCACGTTTGGCTAAAATCTTACGCCAAAGTATAAGGCGAAGTGTTAGACG ATTTTTGGGTGAACCTAGTCGACCAAGACCAATTCTATCACTGGAATCAGCCGACAACAGTCTGCCACCTGATTACTCTACAGTATTGTCTAATCCAGCTGGTGTTGATAATCAGcctgaaaatattgaaatccgTCCTAGGCCCCTTTATAACAGTTACACTCAACGAAGTCTTTCACTGGGCCGAAATTTAAGAGGATCAAATAAAATCGAAGGATCAAATGAGCCTCGTCCCTCATCAGCTGGTACAACTATATTCTCCAGATCCAGACAGCCTTATACAGCATTTGATGTTGCAAATGTGCTGCGAACTTCAACACGTCGTCGTGAATCTGGAGCCAATTCAATTACCTCGAGAATTGATCAATCATTGCGAAATAAGACAAGTTGGTCTGTTGAAAATCTAGTTATAAATGCAGCACCACTTGGAGAAAGCAATGCAATTATTTTAAGAGCTTCCCCCGCAGACTCATCAAGCGATCACAACCCACCGGATAGCTTAGATATTAACGAAAATACATCTGTGATTTGA